From Bradyrhizobium sp. AZCC 1610:
CTGCCGGCCGGTACGCTGAAGGTGACATCGTCGACCGCGACCACGCGCTTTTCCGCCGACATCAACCCGGTGTTGACGCGGAATTCACACCGCAGGTTCTCAACCTCGATCGCGGCGGTCATGCGGGTTGCAGCTCCGCCCAGTCCGGCTCGAGCCGGCAAAGATAGTCGTGCGCGTCGCCCGCCTGCCGCCGCGGAATTGCACGCGCGCATGTCTCGTCGGCATGGGCGCAGCGCGAGCGAAAGGCGCAGCCGGCAAAGCCCGCCCCGATCGCCGGCACCACGCCGGGGATCGAACCAAGCGGCCGGTCGCGCTGCACGCGGCCCGGCACCGGCACGCAGGATAGGAGACCGCGCGTATAGGGGTGTTGCGGCGCGCGGAACAGTTCCGCGGTCGTCGCGCGCTCGACCACCTCGCCGGCATACATGACAGACACATGATCGGCGACGCGCGCGACGATGCCGAGGTCGTGGGTAATCAAAAGGATGGACAGACCGAACTCGCGCTTGAGGTTGGCGAGCAGCCGCAGGATCTGCGCCTGCACCGTGACGTCGAGCGCCGTGGTCGGCTCGTCGGCGATCAGCAATTCGGGATCGCACATCAGCGCCATCGCGATCATCACGCGCTGGCGCAAGCCGCCCGAGAGCTGGTGCGGGAACTGGCCGAGCCGCATGCCGGGCGCGGTGATGCCGACGCGGCCCATCAGTTCGGCGGCGCGGTCCAGCGCCGCTGCCCGCGAGCCTCCCTTGTGGCGCGTCAGCACTTCCGCCATCTGCGAGCCGATCGTGAAGGCGGGGTTGAGGCTGGTCATCGGCTCCTGGAAGATCATCGCCATGCGATTGCCGCGCAGGCGCGCCATCTCGCGGTCCGATAGCGAGGTGAGGTCAGTGCCGGCAAAGCTCATCCGTTTCGCCGAACGGTGGCCGCCGCGCGCGAGCAGGCTCATTACCGCCAGCGCGGTGACCGACTTGCCGCAACCGGATTCACCGACCAGGCAATGGGTCTCGCCCTTCTCGACCCGGAACGAGGCGCCGCGCACCGCCGCGGTGCGGCCGCCGAACGTCACCTGGAGCTCATCGACTTCCAATAGCGCGCTCATCGTAGCCGCTCCGCACCGAGCAGATTGCGCAGTCCGTCGCCGACTAGATTGATGCCGAGCACCAAAACCAGCAGCGCGACGCCGGGGATCATGATCACCCAGGGCGAAAAGAACATGTAGTCCTTGCCCTCGGCGATCATCAGCCCCCAGGACGGCAGCGGCGGCGGCACGCCGAGTCCGAGGAACGACAAGGCGGCTTCGAGCAGGATCGCCAGCGCCATCTCCAGCGTTGCCACGACGGCGAGATGACTGGCGATGTTCGGCAGGATCTCCTTGATGAGGATATGCGACGTCGAGGCGCCGGCGCACCAGGCGGCGCTGACATAATCGTGGTTACGGACCTGCATGGTGGTGGCGCGGGCCACGACGGCGAAGCGATCCCATAACAGCAGCCCAAGGGTCGCGACGACGAGCCCGAGGCCCGATCCCATCAGCCCGACCACCGCGAGCGCGACCAGCACGACGGGAATCGATAATCGCGTCGTGATGGCAAACAGCACGACATCATCGACGCGGCCGCCGAAGAATCCGCCGAGCACGCCGAGCGTGATGCCGATCAACCCCGACGTGATCACCGTCATGATGCCGATCAACAATGAAATGCGTGCGCCATAGACCAGCCGCGCCAGATAATCCCGCCCGAGCTGGTCGGTGCCGAGCAGATGCCCCGCCTGGCTGCCTTCCATCCAGAACGGCGGCTTGAGACGGTTGCCGAGGTCCTGCGTGAATGGATCCTGCGGCACCAGCGCATTGCCGACGAGCGCGGCGGCCAGGACGATCGCGACGATGGCGATCCCGATCGCAAAGCCGGCGGTGCCGATGCGCGAGCTACCTGTGCTCGAAGGCTGCGGCGCCTGAATGGCAATCGGTTCGCTCATCCGGTCCGCAGCCTCGGGTCAAGCAGCGCATTGAGGATGTCGGCCAGCAGCGTGAGGCCGATATAGAACACGGCGAGCACCAGCACCACCGCCTGCACGACGGGAAAATCATTCTTGGCGATGCTCTCCCAACCGAGATAGCCGACGCCATGCAGCGCGAATACCGTCTCGATGACGATCGAGCCGCCCAGCATGAAGCCGAGCTGGACCGCGGCAATCGATACGACGGGAATGGCGGCGTTGCGCAGCGCGTGCTTGAAGACGATGCGCGCCCGCGACAGGCCTTTGGCGCGCGCGGTGCGGATATAGTCCGAGGCCATCGCCTCGATCATTCCCGAGCGCGTCAGCCGCGTCAGCGCCGGGATCGCCGTGAAGGCGAGCACGATCCCCGGCATCACGAAATGCTGCCAGGTGCCGGTGCCCGATATGGGCAGGATGCCGAGCTGCAGGCCGAGCACGATCATCAGGATCAGCGCCAGCCAGAAGCTCGGGACTGCCTGTCCCACCATCGTGAATAAGGTCACGCCGCGATCGAGCCAGGTGTTCTCGCGAAGCGCCGCCAGGATGCCGAGCGGCAGCGAGATAATCAAGGCGAGGCTGAGGCCCACCAGGCCGAGCGTGACCGTGATCGGCAGGCGCTTCTGGATCAGGTTCGCCACGCTGTCCTTGAAGAAATAGCTCTGGCCGAAATCGCCGACCATGGCGCGGCCGGTCCAGGCGAAGAACTGGACGTAGAGCGGGCGGTCGAGGCCGTAGGCCTTGCGGATGATCTCGACGTCGGCCTGCGTCGCCTGCGGACCCGCGATCGACACCGCGAGGTCGCCGGACAGCCGCGTCAGCAGGAACGCAAGCGTCATCACGGTGAGCGCAACCAGCACACCGAGAACAAGACGCCGGGCAATCAGACGCAACATATATCAGGACTCCACGACCGACCCGGGACGCGCATTCTCAGATCGGCCGCCATACAACAAGGCGAACGTAACGGTGTCATCAAACAGTTGTCCCTTGCAAGAGAGGCGGCGATATTCGTGCAGGGTGTGCACGTCTTGTAATGTTGGCCTCACCTAAGATCGATTCGGGCCGCGGCTCGCTGCCTGCCGCGTTCCGATCGAGGCGTTTGAGAAACGTGGTGCGAGCGTTGCGCCCGTACACGCCATGGAGGCGAATGCAATGTGCATGCCATCGCAGGAGTTCTGACGCCAGATTAGCGCAACGCCCTCGCGCCCAAAAAATCAAACGAAATCAATGGCCTTGCTTCGGAGCGGCGGCCCTCCCGGAGCAATTGGGGGCACGAAGAGCGGCGAGCGATCAATGGCTCATCTGCTGCTGCGCTTGATTTAGCCGGATCAGATCCCCGTCCGTTGTCTGGACGAAATCGGCGTAGTGAAGCAGCATCCAGCTCAGCATGGAGCGGGTTTCAGCTCAACGTGCGAGGCCCTTGAATAATCCGATGCTCACGCGCATTCCCTTGCCGGGGGCGCTGTCGACATAGAAATCCGCTTTGACGTTCTCCGTCAATGTACTGAGCATGAGTGCTGAAAGCTTCCCGGGCACAGGCCACTTAGCGCCTTCAGCAAGTCCGTTCCCGTCGTCTGCCACCACGACCCGATAGTAGTTGTCGCGCTCCTGCAGGCATCTGACTGTCAATGTGCCAGATTCATGTCCATCAAAGGCGTACTTGAATGCATTCGTCAGCAGTTCATTGACGAGAAGCCCCACGGGCATCGCCACGTTGATTGAAATCGGAGCTTGGTCGGCTTTGAGGTCCAGTCTGACGCCGTCAAGACCGTGAGTACGCGTCACTGCGGACGCAATTTGCGTAAGATACTGGCCAAGATCGACGGTTTGACCAAGACCGTCGCCGGAAAGTTCTCGGTAGAGAATGGCCAATGATTCGATGCGTCCAGCCAGACGATCCAGCGCCGCCCGGTCAGCGCTGTCTTGATTGCGAATATCAAGGCGAATGAGGGCGGCGATCAGTTGCAGATTGTTCTTTACTCGATGCTGCAACTCCTTCAGCAAAAGATCCTTATCGCGCAATTGCCGCTCAAATTCCTCACGCTGCGATTTTGCGCGCTCGGTAATGTCAATCAGCGCGACAATGCGGTAGTCCTCCGTTCCATCCTCGTTTTGGATCACGCCAGCAAATGCATCTACCAATAGGTGCTTCGGCTGCTCGCGTTGAAATGTCCCGATAAAGTCATCGCAGTTGAGTAGCGACTTCGTGAAGGTGACATCAGGCTGTCCTTCGAGCGTGAACGACTCCAGGACCGACCAACCGCTTCCCTTGA
This genomic window contains:
- a CDS encoding ABC transporter ATP-binding protein, with amino-acid sequence MSALLEVDELQVTFGGRTAAVRGASFRVEKGETHCLVGESGCGKSVTALAVMSLLARGGHRSAKRMSFAGTDLTSLSDREMARLRGNRMAMIFQEPMTSLNPAFTIGSQMAEVLTRHKGGSRAAALDRAAELMGRVGITAPGMRLGQFPHQLSGGLRQRVMIAMALMCDPELLIADEPTTALDVTVQAQILRLLANLKREFGLSILLITHDLGIVARVADHVSVMYAGEVVERATTAELFRAPQHPYTRGLLSCVPVPGRVQRDRPLGSIPGVVPAIGAGFAGCAFRSRCAHADETCARAIPRRQAGDAHDYLCRLEPDWAELQPA
- a CDS encoding ABC transporter permease, whose translation is MSEPIAIQAPQPSSTGSSRIGTAGFAIGIAIVAIVLAAALVGNALVPQDPFTQDLGNRLKPPFWMEGSQAGHLLGTDQLGRDYLARLVYGARISLLIGIMTVITSGLIGITLGVLGGFFGGRVDDVVLFAITTRLSIPVVLVALAVVGLMGSGLGLVVATLGLLLWDRFAVVARATTMQVRNHDYVSAAWCAGASTSHILIKEILPNIASHLAVVATLEMALAILLEAALSFLGLGVPPPLPSWGLMIAEGKDYMFFSPWVIMIPGVALLVLVLGINLVGDGLRNLLGAERLR
- a CDS encoding ABC transporter permease, coding for MLRLIARRLVLGVLVALTVMTLAFLLTRLSGDLAVSIAGPQATQADVEIIRKAYGLDRPLYVQFFAWTGRAMVGDFGQSYFFKDSVANLIQKRLPITVTLGLVGLSLALIISLPLGILAALRENTWLDRGVTLFTMVGQAVPSFWLALILMIVLGLQLGILPISGTGTWQHFVMPGIVLAFTAIPALTRLTRSGMIEAMASDYIRTARAKGLSRARIVFKHALRNAAIPVVSIAAVQLGFMLGGSIVIETVFALHGVGYLGWESIAKNDFPVVQAVVLVLAVFYIGLTLLADILNALLDPRLRTG
- a CDS encoding sensor histidine kinase; this translates as MGDPEQGSASASQQVNDLFDALDITEAINSHEFRLFLDRLPIAVVISKIISGDQRIIFANKSYEALTGQTASEIKGSGWSVLESFTLEGQPDVTFTKSLLNCDDFIGTFQREQPKHLLVDAFAGVIQNEDGTEDYRIVALIDITERAKSQREEFERQLRDKDLLLKELQHRVKNNLQLIAALIRLDIRNQDSADRAALDRLAGRIESLAILYRELSGDGLGQTVDLGQYLTQIASAVTRTHGLDGVRLDLKADQAPISINVAMPVGLLVNELLTNAFKYAFDGHESGTLTVRCLQERDNYYRVVVADDGNGLAEGAKWPVPGKLSALMLSTLTENVKADFYVDSAPGKGMRVSIGLFKGLAR